The Acidicapsa acidisoli genome contains a region encoding:
- a CDS encoding YihY/virulence factor BrkB family protein encodes MARASSQQQDFTLNYAFLYAGLCCLGFVIPHPSSQQYEWRSNLGRLAIDVTQSKDRIFMRQQQIWDFVSRTPLRSLWSLDGVPAGTVAKRTWESILADRLFGRAAELGFYFLFALFPTLFSASSILGLVARSASQFYDRILVYLALVIPTQALGTVLETFNETTANATRGKLTFGLIAAIWSASAGVSAIQDSLNTVYKVKENRSYLAARLYAIALTIILTIIMTLVLCAMLGGDFVAAFISHQITNRALTAATAIMARLIAWAIATALLVLSFAVIYYWAPDIKTRRWRWLTPGGAFGILGWLIASLALRIYLSFFNSYSVTYGSLGAVIILLTWFYITGLMILVGAEINSEIESATSARIRKEGD; translated from the coding sequence ATGGCTCGTGCTTCATCGCAGCAGCAAGATTTCACACTCAATTATGCATTTCTTTACGCCGGGTTATGCTGCCTGGGATTCGTAATTCCGCATCCATCTAGTCAGCAATATGAATGGAGGAGCAACCTGGGAAGACTCGCCATCGACGTCACCCAATCCAAGGACAGGATTTTCATGCGCCAGCAGCAGATTTGGGATTTCGTCTCCCGTACGCCGCTTCGCTCCCTCTGGAGTCTGGATGGAGTGCCTGCCGGTACGGTTGCGAAGCGTACCTGGGAGTCTATATTGGCAGATCGCCTTTTCGGTCGAGCCGCAGAACTTGGCTTCTATTTTTTATTTGCTCTGTTTCCGACTCTTTTCAGTGCCAGTTCGATCCTTGGACTGGTCGCCCGGTCTGCGAGCCAGTTCTACGATAGAATCCTCGTCTATCTTGCGCTGGTCATTCCCACACAAGCGCTGGGCACCGTATTGGAGACGTTCAATGAGACGACGGCCAACGCGACGCGCGGCAAACTGACATTTGGACTGATTGCCGCTATCTGGTCCGCTTCCGCCGGTGTCTCGGCGATTCAGGACTCGCTGAACACTGTGTATAAGGTGAAAGAGAATCGATCGTATCTTGCTGCTCGCCTTTATGCCATCGCGCTCACGATCATTCTGACCATAATCATGACGCTTGTCTTATGCGCAATGCTCGGCGGGGACTTCGTTGCGGCATTTATCTCGCATCAAATCACCAATCGCGCGTTGACGGCGGCGACAGCGATTATGGCGAGACTCATCGCCTGGGCGATTGCAACCGCTTTGCTGGTGCTTTCCTTTGCGGTCATCTACTATTGGGCTCCTGACATCAAGACTCGCCGCTGGCGTTGGCTCACTCCAGGAGGAGCCTTCGGGATTCTCGGTTGGTTGATCGCGTCGCTGGCTCTACGAATCTACCTCAGCTTTTTCAATAGTTACTCGGTGACATATGGTTCCCTCGGCGCCGTCATTATTTTGTTGACGTGGTTCTATATCACAGGGCTGATGATCCTGGTCGGAGCGGAAATCAATAGCGAAATTGAATCGGCAACTTCCGCGAGGATAAGGAAGGAAGGGGACTGA